The DNA region TTAAAACAATTATAAACTAAAGATAGAGTGATTTTAATAATGTACAATATTATGCTATAATGTTAGAGCATTAGCTATAATTTAAGGAGGATACTTTATGGCACGTAATATACCTAGTAGTAACAATACTACTGCTAAAAATAAGAAGAATACAAAAGTAAAAAAGAAAAAAAATCCAGTTATAAAGGCATTTAAAATATTTTTTATAACTTTACTATGTGCAATTATTATAGGTTCTGTAGCAGGTTTAGGTATTGTTTTAGCTATGATAAAAACAGCCCCGACCTTAGATGTAAATGGAACCATACTAAATCTAGATCAGCCATCTGTACTGTATGATGATAAAACTCAAGTTATGGATACAGTTGTAACTGCACAAAAAAGAACTGTAGTTAACTTAGATTCCATACCACCAAATTTATCCCATGCATTTATAAGTATAGAGGATGAAAGATTCTATACGCATAATGGAATTGATATAAAGAGAATTATTGGTGCTATGTTTATTAACGTAAAAAATAAAATTTTAAGAGAAAATGGAGGGATTCAAGGAGCCTCTACTATAACTCAAGAGCTTATAAAGCAGAGAATGTTTTTAACAGACTCTCTGGAAAACAGAATATCCTGGAAAAGAAAAATTCAAGAGGCTTATCTTGCTACTGAGCTTGAGAAAGTTCTAACTAAAGATCAAATATTACAAGCCTATATGAATACCATTTATCTTGGTGGTCAGGCAAATGGAGTTCAGGCGGCTGCAGACCAATATTTTAGCAAAGATGTAAAAGATTTAAATCTTATTCAGTGTGCTTTTATAGCCGGTCTTCCACAAAGTCCTTCTGCTTATTATCCATTTTCCACCTATGCACAAAAAAATCCATCAGTTTATATAAACAGAACAAAGACAGTGCTGCAGAGAATGCATGTCAATAATTACATAAGCGATAGTGATTACTCCCAAGCTCTTAGTGATTTAGACAATGGTAAATTAGGATTTGATCCAGGTAAAACCAACAGCAGATATACCTATCAATGGTTTTCATCTTCTGTTGTAGATCAAGTTAGATCAGACTTAAAAGCTCAATATAATTATACTGATGAGCAAATTAACAATTTGCTAAGTGATGGCGGTTTAAAGATATATACCACTATGGATAGAAATCTTGAAGATTCTGCTCAAAAAATTATTGATAGCGACTCATCTTACGGTGGTATGGGATCTATTAAAAATTCAAAGGGTGTACTGGAACCACAGGCAGCAGCCACTATAGTAGATTATCGTACTGGTGAAGTTAAGGCTCTAATAGGCGGAAGAGGTACACAGCCTATGGGTTCCTTTAATAGAGCTTACGGTTCAAGTTTTAAAAATGCTGAAGCTGTGGGTTCAAGTATTAAACCTTTAACTGTATACGCTCCTGCTATAGAAAACAAAATTATAACTTCCGGAACAATCGTAGATGATAATCTTCTTCCAGCAAGTATAGCCAATAAATACAGAGGAAGCGATGGCGGTCCTTATCAGCCTAGTAATGACGACTTTCAATATCATGGTCCTACTACCATACAGGATGCCATTACACGCTCAGTTAATGTAGTTGCCGTAAAGGTAGAAGATAAGCTTGGGGTAACTACCGGTGCTGCCTATGCACAGAAGTTTGGTTTAACTTTAAGCCCTGCAGATACGACCTCTACTTCTATAGCAGCTATGGCTCTAGGTCAATTAACCACTGGTAATACACCTACTACCATGGCTGCTGCCTATGGTACCTTTGGTAATAGCGGATTATATATACCTCCTAGATTGTATACAAAGGTAGTGGATAAAAATGGAAATAATATATTGGAAAGTTCTGCTTCACCTAGGAAGGTAATCTCACCACAAACTGCTTACATTATGTATAATTTATTAAAGGGTCCAGTAAGCCCTAATGGAACAGGTCCTTCTGCAAATTTTGGAAATATGCCTGTAGCAGGTAAAACTGGTACTAGTAGTGATAAGAAAAATCTATGGTTCTGTGGTCTTACTCCCTATTACTCTGGTGCAGTGTGGATAGGAAATGATTTACAGACTCCAATGGGTAATGACTATTATAGCAATACTTCTGCAAAGGTATGGGGATTAATTATGCAGGAAGCTAACAAAAGTCTTCCAGTAACAGACTTGCAAATGCCATCAGGTATAACAACTATAAATAATCAGTTATTTATAGATGGTACAGAACCTACTGATACTTTAAATAATAATACACAAACCCCAAACAACGATGTTAATACTCCAGTACCAAATAATCAAAATACAACTACAAATGCCACAGGAAATACTAATACAACAAATGCAACTGGAAATACTAATGCAACAAATGCAACCGGAAATACTAATACAACAAATAGAAATACTAACGCAACAAATACAACCGGAAATACTAATGCAACAAATAGAAATACTAATGCAACAAATACCACTGGAAATACTAATACAACTGGGAACACTGTCAGTACTCAGCAAGGTACTCAACAAGGTACAACAACATCTAATAATAAATAGCAATCAACTTAATACAACAAACAATGGCAATATAAGTGATTCTAAAAATGTAAATAAATAAAATAAAGTGTAGACTTGGAATAAATTTTTAAGTCTACACTTTATTATATTCTTCTATTATTTTCTCCATAGCTCTTGTAACTATTGGTGCTCCAATTTCAATACTATCTAAATCATCCATTTTACCTGGATCTCCTATTCCCACAGCAAATAGTTTAGAGTAATTATTTATAGAGTTAACTGTATCCCCTCTTAAGATTTTATTATTTAGTCTGTTTCCATATTTATCTACAGCGCAATTTGCTAAATCACCAAATTTATCGATAGATAAGTTTACTTCCGCTCCTCTTCCACCTGATGTATTAGAGGCTACAGCAATTATACCCATTACTTCGACTTCATTACTTTTAATAATGTATTCCATGGCTTTTTCCCCTTTTCCCTTGCCTGTATTACCTCTATCATCTACCATTACAACCACCGGATCATGCTTTGCTGTCTTTATAAGTCGTATAATATCGCTGCCACTAAGACTTGTGGGATTACCTGCGGACATTGATATACATCTTCCATGAATATTTTTAGCAGCTGTTTCCACCGCTTTTCTTGCTATTCTATCACCATCTGTAACTATAATTACCTTTCTTTTCAAATCTTTCATTTTTTTGTTTTAGGGTTAAATATGAGAGCCATTATATATCCAAACACTATTGATGCTGCAACCCCACCAGCAGAGCCCCTTATACCTCCAATAAAAGCTCCTATAAGCCCTTGTGAATCTACTTCTTTCATAGTTGCTTTAGCTAAAACGTATCCAAATCCTGGCAGCGGAACCCTTGCACCCTCTCCTCCTATATCTACAAGTACATCATAAATATTCAAAGCTCCAAGAATTACACCTACAGTTACAAAACTTACAAGTATTTTTGCAGGGGTAAAGGAAGTTTTGTCCATGAGTATCTGACCAATGACACATATTATACCTCCAATAATAAAAGCCCATATATAATCCATTAATATCACACTCCAAATTCTATTGATACAGCATGAGCTATTCCTGGAATAGTTTCACCCTGCAAGCTAGATGTGGTACTCATAAGTGCACCTGTAGACAATATCAATACTCTTTTTAGTTTTCCATTTAACATGTTTTTATATATATATCCACAATCCACCACGGCAGAGCAGCCGCAACCACTTCCTCCAGCATTTGTAGCTTGGTCACCACCATAAATTTTATCGCCGCAGTCCATATATATAGAATTTATATCATACCCATAAACTTTAAGTAATTTTTCAGTTATAGTTTTACCATACTTTCCAAGGTCGCCAGTGGCAATTAAATCATAATCCTTTGGAGTTGTCCCTGTATCCTGAAAATGTTGTTTAATAGTATCTATGGCTGCTGGAGCCATAGCTGCTCCCATATTATTAGCATCAGTAATGCCATAGTCCTTAACTTTACCTGTAGTTATATATTTTACATAGGGAAAATTTCCTTCTTTGCTTATTAGCATTGCACCAGCTCCAGTAACAGTCCAATGGGCAGTTGGGTGCCTTTGACTTCCATACTCCAGTGGAAATCTAAATTGTCTTTCAGCAGATGAAAAATGTGAAGATGTAGCTGCTACTACATTATTAGCATAACCTCCATCCATAAAAATAGATGCTATACTTAAAGATTCTGTCATAGTAGAACATGCTCCATATAAGCCTATAAAAGGTATATTCAGATCTCTTGCAGCGAAATTTGAAGAACTGATTTGATTTAATAGATCCCCCGCAAACAAATAGTTTATATCCTGTTCTGTAAGATTAGCTTTCTTTATACATTCAGTAATAGCACTATATAGAATGCTGCTTTCTGCCTTTTCATAGCTATTCTTACCATTTAAATCATCCTTTAGTATGAAATCAAAATAGTCCTTTAAAGGCCCTTCTCCTTCCTTTGGTCCCACTATAGAATATGTAGCAATTATTCTAGGCTTACTTTCAATTTTTATTGTTTGCTTTCCCATTCTCTTTCCCAAATTCATCACCTGCTTATAAAATAATATACTATACCAACTATCACCGAGGAAGTTATTCCATATACCAAAACCGGACCAGCTATTGCAAACATTTTCGCTCCTACTCCAAGTACATATCCTTCTCTTTTAAATTCAATGGCTGGAGAAACTATAGAATTTGCAAATCCCGTAATTGGAACCACTGTTCCTGCACCAGCAAAACTTGCTATTTTATCATAAATTCCAATACCTGTTAATAGCGCACCTATAAATATCATGATAATAGTTACCCATATGAGAGTATCATCTACTGGTATGCCCATACTAACAAGTAAATTATAAAAAAATTCACCTACATCACAGATAAAACCTCCCACTAAAAAGGCACAAATACAGTTTTTATATATTTTAGATTTTGGAGAATTCTCTT from Clostridium pasteurianum BC1 includes:
- the spoVAD gene encoding stage V sporulation protein AD — protein: MGKRMGKQTIKIESKPRIIATYSIVGPKEGEGPLKDYFDFILKDDLNGKNSYEKAESSILYSAITECIKKANLTEQDINYLFAGDLLNQISSSNFAARDLNIPFIGLYGACSTMTESLSIASIFMDGGYANNVVAATSSHFSSAERQFRFPLEYGSQRHPTAHWTVTGAGAMLISKEGNFPYVKYITTGKVKDYGITDANNMGAAMAPAAIDTIKQHFQDTGTTPKDYDLIATGDLGKYGKTITEKLLKVYGYDINSIYMDCGDKIYGGDQATNAGGSGCGCSAVVDCGYIYKNMLNGKLKRVLILSTGALMSTTSSLQGETIPGIAHAVSIEFGV
- the spoVAE gene encoding stage V sporulation protein AE, with the translated sequence MDYIWAFIIGGIICVIGQILMDKTSFTPAKILVSFVTVGVILGALNIYDVLVDIGGEGARVPLPGFGYVLAKATMKEVDSQGLIGAFIGGIRGSAGGVAASIVFGYIMALIFNPKTKK
- a CDS encoding transglycosylase domain-containing protein, with protein sequence MPSSNNTTAKNKKNTKVKKKKNPVIKAFKIFFITLLCAIIIGSVAGLGIVLAMIKTAPTLDVNGTILNLDQPSVLYDDKTQVMDTVVTAQKRTVVNLDSIPPNLSHAFISIEDERFYTHNGIDIKRIIGAMFINVKNKILRENGGIQGASTITQELIKQRMFLTDSLENRISWKRKIQEAYLATELEKVLTKDQILQAYMNTIYLGGQANGVQAAADQYFSKDVKDLNLIQCAFIAGLPQSPSAYYPFSTYAQKNPSVYINRTKTVLQRMHVNNYISDSDYSQALSDLDNGKLGFDPGKTNSRYTYQWFSSSVVDQVRSDLKAQYNYTDEQINNLLSDGGLKIYTTMDRNLEDSAQKIIDSDSSYGGMGSIKNSKGVLEPQAAATIVDYRTGEVKALIGGRGTQPMGSFNRAYGSSFKNAEAVGSSIKPLTVYAPAIENKIITSGTIVDDNLLPASIANKYRGSDGGPYQPSNDDFQYHGPTTIQDAITRSVNVVAVKVEDKLGVTTGAAYAQKFGLTLSPADTTSTSIAAMALGQLTTGNTPTTMAAAYGTFGNSGLYIPPRLYTKVVDKNGNNILESSASPRKVISPQTAYIMYNLLKGPVSPNGTGPSANFGNMPVAGKTGTSSDKKNLWFCGLTPYYSGAVWIGNDLQTPMGNDYYSNTSAKVWGLIMQEANKSLPVTDLQMPSGITTINNQLFIDGTEPTDTLNNNTQTPNNDVNTPVPNNQNTTTNATGNTNTTNATGNTNATNATGNTNTTNRNTNATNTTGNTNATNRNTNATNTTGNTNTTGNTVSTQQGTQQGTTTSNNK
- the spoVAC gene encoding stage V sporulation protein AC, with translation MASQEDKVKEKFHRVTKENSPKSKIYKNCICAFLVGGFICDVGEFFYNLLVSMGIPVDDTLIWVTIIMIFIGALLTGIGIYDKIASFAGAGTVVPITGFANSIVSPAIEFKREGYVLGVGAKMFAIAGPVLVYGITSSVIVGIVYYFISR
- a CDS encoding stage V sporulation protein AE — protein: MKDLKRKVIIVTDGDRIARKAVETAAKNIHGRCISMSAGNPTSLSGSDIIRLIKTAKHDPVVVMVDDRGNTGKGKGEKAMEYIIKSNEVEVMGIIAVASNTSGGRGAEVNLSIDKFGDLANCAVDKYGNRLNNKILRGDTVNSINNYSKLFAVGIGDPGKMDDLDSIEIGAPIVTRAMEKIIEEYNKV